The proteins below come from a single Rickettsia typhi str. Wilmington genomic window:
- a CDS encoding TatD family hydrolase gives MLIDSHCHLNLLTNFSSCDSIMISSKNIKTTNASCLFDTEIYDAVFLDSCIQRALENNVQYIQTICTKLEDLPCILKIAEQYKNVFASVGVHPCEVNEKKRLVTALEIIALTNYKKIISIGETGLDYYHKPYNKKLQRDSFIAHIHASSATNLPIIVHTREADEDTIDILTSEMHNSNFPGLIHCFTSSKNLAAKMLDIGLYISVSGIITFKNATDLQEIVKYIPLDRLLIETDSPYLAPTPMRGKQNEPAFVRYVAEKVAELKNITSQEVASVTTHNFKRLFSKFAKHASLI, from the coding sequence ATGTTAATAGATTCACATTGTCACCTTAATTTACTTACTAATTTTTCATCTTGTGATTCGATCATGATATCTAGTAAAAATATTAAAACAACTAATGCTAGTTGTCTTTTTGATACTGAAATATATGATGCGGTATTTTTAGATTCTTGCATTCAAAGAGCATTAGAAAATAATGTACAGTATATACAAACTATCTGTACTAAGCTTGAAGATTTACCTTGTATTTTAAAAATAGCTGAACAATATAAAAATGTTTTTGCAAGTGTTGGTGTGCATCCATGTGAGGTTAATGAAAAGAAAAGACTAGTTACAGCTTTAGAAATAATAGCACTTACCAATTATAAGAAAATTATCAGTATAGGTGAAACAGGACTTGATTATTATCATAAGCCTTATAATAAAAAATTACAACGCGATTCATTTATAGCACATATACATGCATCATCAGCTACTAATCTACCTATTATTGTTCATACAAGAGAAGCGGATGAAGATACTATTGATATTTTAACATCAGAAATGCATAACAGCAACTTTCCAGGTTTAATACATTGCTTCACCTCGTCAAAGAATCTAGCGGCAAAAATGTTGGATATAGGTTTATATATTTCAGTCTCAGGGATTATAACTTTCAAGAATGCAACAGATTTGCAAGAAATAGTTAAATATATACCACTTGATAGGTTATTAATAGAAACAGATTCCCCTTACTTAGCTCCTACACCTATGCGTGGCAAACAAAATGAACCAGCATTTGTTAGATATGTTGCCGAGAAAGTTGCTGAACTCAAAAATATCACTTCACAAGAAGTAGCAAGTGTTACCACTCATAACTTCAAAAGATTATTTTCAAAATTTGCAAAGCATGCTAGTTTAATTTGA